One Micromonospora sp. WMMD812 genomic window carries:
- the purD gene encoding phosphoribosylamine--glycine ligase produces the protein MRVLLVGGGGREHALALGLASDPAVTRLIAAPGNPGIAAVAELRTVDANDPGAVAALAVEAGVDLVVIGPEAPLVAGVADAVRAKGIAVFGPSAEAARLEGSKTFAKDVMIAAGVPTARAHTCTDPESVTRALDEFGPPYVVKNDGLAAGKGVVVTDDRARAEEHARECGRVVVEEYLDGPEVSLFVVTDGEAAVPLLPAQDFKRIGDGDTGPNTGGMGAYAPLPWAPPGLVDEVMRDVVHPTLAELRRRGTPFAGLLYVGLAITAKGPRVIEFNARFGDPETQVVLALLETPLGGLLHAAATGTLADHPPLRWRDGAAVTVVVASQGYPGTPRTGDVITGADRPGIIHAGTARRADDGALLSAGGRVLCGTATGPDLAAARDAAYELVRGITLAGSQHRSDIATAAVEGRITIPG, from the coding sequence GTGCGGGTTCTCTTGGTGGGTGGTGGGGGGCGTGAGCATGCGCTCGCCCTCGGGTTGGCTTCCGATCCGGCGGTGACGCGGCTGATCGCGGCTCCGGGTAATCCCGGGATCGCGGCGGTCGCCGAACTGCGGACGGTGGACGCGAACGACCCCGGGGCGGTGGCCGCTCTCGCGGTCGAGGCCGGGGTCGACCTCGTGGTGATCGGGCCCGAGGCGCCGCTGGTCGCTGGTGTCGCCGACGCCGTACGCGCCAAGGGCATCGCGGTGTTCGGCCCGTCCGCCGAGGCGGCCCGTCTGGAGGGTTCCAAGACGTTCGCCAAGGACGTGATGATCGCGGCCGGCGTTCCGACGGCCCGGGCGCACACCTGCACCGATCCGGAGAGCGTCACCCGCGCGCTGGACGAGTTCGGCCCGCCGTACGTGGTGAAGAACGACGGGCTCGCCGCCGGCAAGGGCGTCGTCGTCACCGACGACCGGGCCCGCGCCGAGGAGCACGCGCGGGAGTGCGGCCGGGTCGTCGTCGAGGAGTACCTGGACGGCCCGGAGGTCTCGCTCTTCGTGGTCACCGACGGCGAGGCCGCGGTACCGCTGCTGCCGGCGCAGGACTTCAAGCGGATCGGCGACGGCGACACCGGCCCGAACACCGGCGGCATGGGGGCGTACGCGCCGCTGCCCTGGGCCCCGCCCGGCCTCGTCGACGAGGTGATGCGGGACGTGGTCCACCCGACCCTGGCCGAGTTGCGCCGCCGGGGCACCCCGTTCGCGGGGCTGCTCTACGTCGGGCTCGCGATCACCGCGAAGGGCCCTCGGGTGATCGAGTTCAACGCCCGGTTCGGCGACCCGGAGACCCAGGTGGTGCTCGCGCTGCTGGAGACGCCGCTCGGCGGGCTGCTGCACGCGGCGGCCACCGGCACGCTGGCCGACCACCCGCCGCTGCGCTGGCGCGACGGCGCCGCGGTGACCGTGGTGGTGGCGTCGCAGGGCTACCCGGGCACGCCGCGCACCGGCGACGTGATCACCGGCGCGGACCGCCCGGGCATCATCCACGCCGGCACCGCGCGACGGGCCGACGACGGCGCGTTGCTCTCCGCCGGCGGCCGGGTCCTCTGCGGTACGGCCACCGGCCCCGACCTGGCCGCCGCCCGTGACGCCGCCTACGAGTTGGTACGTGGCATCACCCTTGCCGGCTCGCAGCACCGCAGCGACATCGCCACCGCGGCGGTGGAGGGCCGGATCACCATCCCCGGCTGA
- a CDS encoding adenylosuccinate synthase, producing the protein MPAIVLIGAQWGDEGKGKVTDLLGERVDYVVRYSGGNNAGHTVITPDGQKYALHLMPSGALSPNAKIVIGNGVVVDPKVLLTEIDGLAERGVDVSRLRISGDAHLIMPHHRALDRVVERYLGSSRIGTTGRGIGPAYGDKVARMGIRVQDLLDPGILRKKLELALREKNQILFKVYNRKAIDIEATVEEYLAYAERLKPYIAETRGMLWDALDRGETVLLEGAQATMLDMDHGTYPFVTSSNPTAGGACVGAGIPPTAINKVIAVSKAYTTRVGSGPFPTELFDDNGQHLRKIGHEYGTTTGRERRCGWFDAVVARYACRLNGVTDLVITKLDVLTGLPKVPICVGYEINGKRVDDMPMTQTDFHHATPVYEELDGWWEDITKARTAEELPENARRYIARVEELCNTRVSVVGVGPGRDENVLLTPLLP; encoded by the coding sequence ATGCCAGCGATCGTGCTCATCGGCGCTCAGTGGGGCGACGAGGGCAAGGGCAAGGTTACCGACCTGCTGGGTGAGCGGGTCGACTACGTGGTGCGCTACTCCGGCGGCAACAACGCCGGCCACACGGTGATCACCCCGGACGGCCAGAAGTACGCGCTGCACCTCATGCCCTCCGGGGCGCTCTCGCCGAACGCGAAGATCGTCATCGGCAACGGCGTGGTGGTCGACCCGAAGGTGCTGCTCACCGAGATCGACGGTCTCGCCGAGCGGGGCGTCGACGTCTCCCGGCTGCGGATCTCCGGCGACGCGCACCTGATCATGCCGCACCACCGGGCGCTGGACCGGGTCGTCGAGCGCTACCTGGGCTCGTCCCGTATCGGCACCACCGGCCGGGGCATCGGCCCGGCGTACGGCGACAAGGTCGCCCGGATGGGCATCCGGGTCCAGGACCTGCTCGACCCGGGGATCCTGCGTAAGAAGCTGGAACTCGCGCTGCGCGAGAAGAACCAGATCCTGTTCAAGGTCTACAACCGCAAGGCGATCGACATCGAGGCGACGGTCGAGGAGTACCTGGCGTACGCGGAGCGGCTGAAGCCGTACATCGCGGAGACGCGGGGAATGCTCTGGGACGCCCTGGACCGCGGCGAGACGGTCCTGCTGGAGGGTGCCCAGGCCACCATGCTCGACATGGACCACGGCACGTACCCCTTCGTGACCTCGTCCAACCCGACGGCCGGCGGCGCCTGCGTCGGTGCGGGCATCCCGCCGACCGCGATCAACAAGGTGATCGCGGTGAGCAAGGCGTACACGACCCGCGTCGGCTCCGGTCCGTTCCCGACCGAACTCTTCGACGACAACGGCCAGCACCTGCGCAAGATCGGTCATGAGTACGGCACCACCACCGGCCGGGAGCGCCGGTGCGGCTGGTTCGACGCCGTGGTCGCCCGGTACGCCTGCCGCCTCAACGGTGTGACCGACCTGGTGATCACCAAGCTGGACGTGCTGACCGGTCTGCCCAAGGTGCCGATCTGCGTCGGGTACGAGATCAACGGCAAGCGGGTCGACGACATGCCGATGACCCAGACCGACTTCCACCACGCCACTCCGGTCTACGAGGAGTTGGACGGCTGGTGGGAGGACATCACCAAGGCCCGCACCGCGGAGGAGTTGCCGGAGAACGCCCGCCGGTACATCGCCCGCGTCGAGGAGCTCTGCAACACCCGCGTCAGCGTGGTAGGCGTAGGCCCCGGCCGCGACGAAAACGTCCTCCTAACCCCCCTCCTCCCCTGA
- a CDS encoding chromosome partitioning protein, which translates to MVDENADRVRVPGQQPVPERDIEPLWPPDPADAGAPAPPWAAVARPMATGPDTTSPPAGDPNAVQATSGGTPAGPPSAADYPSLSDALPAPGGWTPPPPPATGWTPGPQQGWQPPATSPTPAQPAWQPPASDPAPAQPAWQPPPNEPAPAQPAWQPPTGANGSPTGVAGVDLDLPFTLDQPSAPTAGSAIPDPPPPPSAGGAPAGQPSAPPAGPAVAAPASAPAGDASADEPSTAPTGSASNEQPGGGASADQPAGSPGEPAAPDQEQSAPSTGAAIRTPAVPADAGAADEPAAQGGDGRAAPTTSGPASVGRPGESPWTYPPQRPATAPARDEASTGTPADDAGTTPVSTAGTTGTPEATAHGAAAAGPAPAPETHPAPQAPWPGVAHQQPLPPPPPIPQQGGAVPPVPQAGPTPPPGPYPPSPGWYPPPWQQNAAGAPPPPPQQYQQAPGVAQVPTGYPDPGAAPEAAAPTAEDFARRRQVRPADPVATMGVRAVANRMGLRLPPGRQEQERKRDIEMVRRNFGGLRQVTVVNPKGGAGKTVAILLLAMTFGQKRGGYVLAWDNNETQGTLGMRAQQDFHSRTVRDMLRDLGQFHGAHGRVGDLSQYVRSQGEGMFDVLASDESATGGEMLTAAAFAEIREVVSRFYKLIFVDTGNNVRAQNWQAAMDATDQLVVTMSARNDSAETAARMLDHLEQSGRQRLVRQAVTVVSMPPSRKEIDLPAIQEHFAARTRAVLLAPYERLIDSGEPIRYGGLSSATRDAWLKIAAAVAEGL; encoded by the coding sequence GTGGTGGACGAGAACGCCGACCGGGTGCGCGTGCCCGGCCAGCAGCCGGTGCCGGAGCGGGACATCGAACCACTCTGGCCACCGGATCCGGCCGACGCCGGTGCCCCGGCCCCGCCGTGGGCCGCGGTGGCCAGGCCGATGGCCACCGGCCCGGACACGACCTCCCCGCCCGCCGGTGACCCGAACGCCGTCCAGGCGACCAGCGGCGGGACGCCGGCCGGCCCGCCCTCGGCCGCCGACTACCCCTCGCTGAGCGACGCGTTGCCGGCGCCGGGTGGCTGGACGCCCCCGCCGCCCCCGGCCACCGGCTGGACCCCCGGCCCGCAGCAGGGTTGGCAGCCCCCCGCGACCAGCCCGACCCCGGCGCAGCCCGCCTGGCAACCACCAGCGAGCGACCCAGCCCCGGCGCAGCCCGCCTGGCAACCACCGCCGAACGAGCCGGCTCCGGCACAGCCGGCCTGGCAACCACCGACCGGCGCCAACGGCAGCCCGACCGGCGTCGCGGGGGTCGACCTCGACCTGCCGTTCACCCTCGACCAGCCATCGGCGCCCACCGCCGGGAGCGCCATCCCGGACCCGCCGCCCCCACCGTCGGCCGGCGGCGCACCCGCTGGCCAGCCCTCCGCACCACCGGCAGGCCCAGCCGTCGCCGCCCCGGCCTCCGCTCCCGCCGGCGACGCCTCCGCAGACGAGCCGTCCACGGCACCCACCGGCAGTGCCTCCAACGAACAGCCCGGCGGCGGCGCCTCGGCAGACCAGCCGGCCGGCTCGCCCGGCGAGCCGGCCGCTCCCGACCAGGAGCAGTCCGCCCCGAGCACCGGAGCGGCGATCCGAACCCCCGCCGTCCCGGCCGATGCGGGCGCGGCAGACGAACCGGCGGCGCAGGGCGGCGACGGTCGGGCCGCACCCACGACCAGCGGGCCGGCGAGCGTCGGGCGGCCGGGAGAGTCGCCGTGGACGTACCCGCCGCAGCGACCGGCCACCGCTCCGGCGCGCGACGAGGCGTCGACGGGCACGCCGGCCGATGACGCCGGCACGACACCGGTGTCCACGGCCGGCACGACCGGCACACCGGAGGCAACCGCCCACGGTGCGGCAGCGGCAGGGCCCGCACCGGCTCCGGAAACCCACCCGGCACCGCAGGCCCCCTGGCCGGGCGTCGCCCACCAGCAGCCGCTCCCGCCCCCGCCGCCGATTCCGCAGCAGGGCGGAGCGGTGCCGCCCGTTCCCCAGGCCGGGCCGACCCCGCCGCCGGGCCCGTACCCGCCCTCACCCGGCTGGTACCCGCCGCCCTGGCAGCAGAACGCGGCCGGGGCGCCCCCGCCGCCTCCGCAGCAGTACCAGCAGGCGCCGGGCGTCGCACAGGTGCCGACCGGCTACCCGGACCCCGGTGCCGCCCCGGAGGCGGCCGCGCCCACCGCCGAGGACTTCGCCCGCCGCCGGCAGGTGCGTCCCGCCGATCCGGTGGCCACGATGGGCGTACGGGCGGTGGCCAACAGGATGGGCCTGCGGCTGCCGCCCGGGCGGCAGGAGCAGGAACGCAAGCGGGACATCGAGATGGTGCGCCGCAACTTCGGCGGCCTGCGCCAGGTGACCGTGGTGAACCCGAAGGGCGGCGCCGGCAAGACCGTCGCCATCCTGCTGCTCGCGATGACGTTCGGGCAGAAGCGCGGCGGCTACGTGCTGGCCTGGGACAACAACGAGACCCAGGGCACCCTGGGCATGCGCGCCCAGCAGGACTTCCACTCCCGCACCGTGCGGGACATGCTGCGCGACCTCGGCCAGTTCCACGGCGCGCACGGGCGGGTCGGCGACCTCTCGCAGTACGTCCGATCGCAGGGCGAGGGGATGTTCGACGTGCTCGCCTCGGACGAGTCGGCGACCGGCGGCGAGATGCTCACCGCGGCGGCGTTCGCCGAGATCCGTGAGGTGGTCAGCCGCTTCTACAAACTGATCTTCGTGGACACCGGGAACAACGTCCGGGCGCAGAACTGGCAGGCCGCGATGGACGCCACCGACCAACTGGTGGTGACCATGTCGGCCCGGAACGACTCGGCCGAGACGGCCGCCCGGATGCTCGACCACCTGGAGCAGAGCGGCCGGCAGCGGCTGGTGCGGCAGGCGGTCACCGTGGTCTCGATGCCACCGTCCCGCAAGGAGATCGACCTGCCGGCGATCCAGGAGCACTTCGCCGCCCGCACCCGCGCGGTGCTGCTGGCGCCGTACGAGCGGCTCATCGACAGCGGCGAGCCGATCCGGTACGGCGGTCTCTCGTCGGCCACCCGGGACGCCTGGCTGAAGATCGCCGCCGCCGTCGCGGAGGGCCTGTAG
- a CDS encoding DUF3151 domain-containing protein gives MQNLLPEPPATLLPAHDEADAALAAAEQAGDDAAFAEVAARYPTYSAAWAALGARALAAGQVVPAYAYARTGYHRGLDQLRRSGWKGHGPVPWSHEPNRGFLRCLYVLSRAADEIGEADEAARCAQFLRDCDPAAADALASN, from the coding sequence ATGCAGAACCTCTTGCCGGAGCCACCGGCCACCCTCCTCCCCGCGCACGACGAGGCCGACGCTGCCCTGGCCGCCGCCGAACAGGCTGGCGACGACGCGGCGTTCGCCGAGGTGGCGGCGCGGTATCCGACGTACAGCGCGGCCTGGGCGGCGCTGGGGGCGCGGGCGCTCGCGGCGGGCCAGGTGGTCCCGGCGTACGCGTACGCGCGCACCGGCTACCACCGCGGCCTGGACCAGCTGCGCCGCAGCGGCTGGAAGGGGCACGGCCCGGTGCCGTGGTCGCACGAGCCGAACCGGGGCTTCCTCCGCTGCCTCTACGTGCTGTCCCGGGCCGCCGACGAGATCGGTGAGGCGGACGAGGCGGCCCGCTGCGCCCAGTTCCTCCGCGACTGCGACCCCGCCGCGGCCGACGCCCTAGCAAGCAACTAA
- the fbaA gene encoding class II fructose-bisphosphate aldolase — translation MPIASPEAYAEMLDRAKAGRYAYPAINVTSSQTLNAALKGFADAESDGIIQVSTGGAEYLSGPSIKDMVSGAAAFAAYAHEVAKNYPVNIALHTDHCPKDKLDKFVRPLMGISQERVKRGEEPLFQSHMWDGSAVPVAENLEIAEQLLAEAAKGKIVLEIEVGVVGGEEDGVENAINEKLYTTVEDGLAMVESLGLGEKGRYMAALTFGNVHGVYKPGNVKLRPEVLNHIQMAVGAKYNKEKPLSLVFHGGSGSLLSEIREALDYGVVKMNIDTDTQYAFSRPVADHMFRNYDGVLKVDGEVGNKKMYDPRVWGKAAEAGMAARVVEACEALRSTGTTMKK, via the coding sequence ATGCCCATCGCTTCCCCCGAGGCCTACGCGGAGATGCTGGACCGCGCCAAGGCCGGCCGGTACGCGTACCCCGCGATCAACGTGACCTCCTCGCAGACGCTCAACGCGGCGCTCAAGGGCTTCGCGGACGCGGAGAGCGACGGCATCATCCAGGTCTCCACCGGTGGTGCCGAGTACCTCTCCGGCCCGTCGATCAAGGACATGGTCAGCGGGGCGGCGGCCTTCGCCGCGTACGCGCACGAGGTCGCGAAGAACTACCCGGTCAACATCGCGCTGCACACCGACCACTGCCCGAAGGACAAGCTGGACAAGTTCGTCCGGCCGCTGATGGGCATCTCCCAGGAGCGGGTGAAGCGCGGCGAGGAGCCGCTGTTCCAGTCGCACATGTGGGACGGCTCCGCGGTGCCGGTGGCCGAGAACCTGGAGATCGCCGAGCAGCTCCTCGCCGAGGCCGCCAAGGGCAAGATCGTCCTCGAGATCGAGGTCGGCGTGGTCGGCGGCGAGGAGGACGGCGTCGAGAACGCCATCAACGAGAAGCTCTACACCACCGTCGAGGACGGTCTGGCCATGGTCGAGTCGCTCGGCCTCGGCGAGAAGGGCCGCTACATGGCGGCGCTGACCTTCGGCAACGTGCACGGCGTCTACAAGCCGGGCAACGTGAAGCTCCGCCCCGAGGTGCTCAACCACATCCAGATGGCGGTCGGCGCCAAGTACAACAAGGAGAAGCCGCTCAGCCTGGTCTTCCACGGCGGCTCCGGCTCGCTGCTCTCCGAGATCCGCGAGGCGCTCGACTACGGCGTGGTGAAGATGAACATCGACACCGACACCCAGTACGCCTTCTCCCGTCCCGTGGCGGACCACATGTTCCGCAACTACGACGGCGTGCTGAAGGTGGACGGCGAGGTCGGCAACAAGAAGATGTACGACCCGCGCGTCTGGGGCAAGGCCGCCGAGGCCGGCATGGCCGCCCGGGTCGTCGAGGCCTGCGAGGCGCTGCGCTCGACCGGCACCACGATGAAGAAGTAA
- a CDS encoding phage holin family protein — MGFLIRLAITAVALWITTLIVPGVEVSGRSGANTVLTLVVVALIFGVVNAVLKPVIKVIGCLFYVVTLGLFALVVNALLFLLTDWIAYVLDLPFQVDGFWAAFWGAIVMAVVTWLISVVLPDRLEAR, encoded by the coding sequence GTGGGCTTTCTGATCCGGCTGGCGATCACCGCGGTGGCGCTGTGGATCACCACGCTGATCGTGCCCGGGGTCGAGGTCAGCGGCCGGTCCGGTGCCAACACGGTGCTCACGCTGGTCGTGGTGGCGCTGATCTTCGGCGTCGTGAACGCGGTTCTCAAGCCGGTGATCAAGGTGATCGGTTGCCTCTTCTACGTGGTGACCCTCGGCCTGTTCGCCCTGGTCGTGAACGCGTTGCTGTTCCTGCTGACCGACTGGATCGCCTACGTGCTCGACCTGCCCTTCCAGGTGGACGGTTTCTGGGCCGCCTTCTGGGGCGCCATCGTGATGGCCGTGGTGACCTGGTTGATCAGCGTCGTTCTGCCGGACCGGCTGGAGGCCCGGTGA
- a CDS encoding LCP family protein → MIEDELRAAFARHEALTPPAGPVRAAIDRVVAVRRRRRQRVRAAGVALALVGALGVGIPQLRPDPVVDDATHFGDRATPAPSGALNVLVLGLDLRSGDAPPLADSVLLVHVPADRSRPYLISLPRDLEVDIPGHQRDKLNAAFAFGAGPGRPDLSRGYELTRRAVADLTGVRVDAGLVLTYPALRKVTDSLGGVEVCLPQKVTSAHTRRVYPAGCQRLDGTASVDLLRQRRGLPDGGLDRDRNAQRFVAGLVRRAKEQDVVTDPVRLSRILSAVGPDLTVAGGSVPDLLRVIPQLASVEPVGLSLPVVPPEGAKWQIRADPGAAPAFLTALREDRLAEWTTANPNRITPLR, encoded by the coding sequence ATGATCGAGGACGAGCTGCGTGCCGCCTTCGCCCGGCACGAGGCGCTGACCCCGCCCGCCGGCCCGGTGCGTGCGGCGATCGACCGGGTGGTCGCCGTGCGTCGTCGCCGGCGGCAGCGCGTCCGGGCCGCCGGCGTGGCGCTCGCCCTGGTCGGAGCACTGGGGGTCGGGATACCGCAGCTGAGGCCGGACCCGGTCGTCGACGACGCCACGCACTTCGGCGACCGTGCCACGCCAGCACCGAGCGGAGCGCTGAACGTGCTGGTGCTCGGCCTCGACCTGAGGTCGGGCGACGCGCCACCACTGGCCGACTCGGTGCTGCTCGTGCACGTCCCCGCCGACCGCAGCCGGCCGTACCTGATCTCCCTGCCGCGCGACCTGGAGGTGGACATCCCCGGGCACCAGCGGGACAAGCTCAACGCGGCCTTCGCGTTCGGCGCCGGGCCCGGCCGTCCCGACCTGAGCCGGGGGTACGAGCTGACCCGGCGAGCCGTCGCCGACCTGACCGGCGTACGCGTCGACGCCGGCCTCGTCCTGACCTACCCGGCGTTGCGGAAGGTGACCGATTCGCTGGGTGGGGTAGAGGTCTGCCTGCCGCAGAAGGTCACGTCCGCCCACACCCGCCGGGTCTACCCGGCCGGCTGCCAGCGCCTCGACGGCACGGCCTCGGTCGACCTGCTGCGGCAGCGGCGCGGGCTGCCCGACGGCGGCCTGGACCGTGACCGCAACGCCCAACGCTTCGTGGCCGGCCTGGTCCGCCGAGCCAAGGAGCAGGACGTGGTGACCGACCCCGTACGGCTCTCCCGCATCCTCAGTGCGGTCGGCCCGGACCTGACGGTGGCCGGCGGATCGGTGCCGGACCTGCTGCGGGTGATCCCGCAGTTGGCGTCGGTCGAGCCGGTCGGGCTCAGCCTCCCGGTCGTGCCGCCGGAGGGCGCCAAGTGGCAGATCCGGGCCGACCCGGGGGCCGCGCCGGCCTTCCTCACCGCACTGCGGGAGGACCGCCTGGCCGAGTGGACGACAGCGAACCCGAACCGGATCACCCCGCTCCGCTGA
- a CDS encoding SigE family RNA polymerase sigma factor codes for MTYEEFADSRLAALLRYAVMLTGDRHQAEDLVQDTMVRVQLNWRRVVRADSPERYVRRMLTNQYIDWRRGSWMRRVLLRGETDETMPEPTDHAQSAVDRDQVWSWLARLPRRQRATLVLRYYEDLPDAEIADILGCAVGTVRSSISRALATLRTENVEACS; via the coding sequence GTGACGTACGAGGAGTTCGCCGACTCGCGGCTGGCCGCGCTGCTGCGGTACGCGGTCATGCTGACCGGTGACCGGCATCAGGCCGAGGACCTGGTGCAGGACACGATGGTCCGGGTCCAGCTCAACTGGCGACGGGTGGTGCGGGCCGACTCTCCCGAGCGGTACGTCCGCCGCATGCTGACCAACCAGTACATCGACTGGCGGCGGGGTTCCTGGATGCGCCGGGTGCTGCTGCGCGGCGAGACCGACGAGACGATGCCGGAGCCCACCGATCACGCCCAGTCGGCGGTCGACCGGGACCAGGTCTGGTCGTGGCTCGCCCGGCTGCCGCGCCGGCAGCGGGCCACCCTGGTGCTCCGCTACTACGAGGACCTGCCGGACGCCGAGATCGCCGACATCCTGGGCTGCGCCGTCGGCACCGTCCGGTCGTCCATCTCCCGCGCCCTCGCCACCCTCCGGACCGAGAACGTGGAGGCCTGCTCATGA
- a CDS encoding LPXTG cell wall anchor domain-containing protein — MLKNSTRRWLAGLGVAGAFIAASATPALADDAPFEIVTHELLVAPGHLASGWLFAHPTDTEGELEFGKTTLDVDLSKVEDFATVEPTLWGWACEASPGKLHCEADLPEAEQPWFDYTVTGKDDAKPGQKGDLTVTITSGGKSVTAAAGITIAEGVDLVTEPTVEVSGAPGSRVGVPGTVRNAGASTVNEAVLVVQADWLAPYAGDFSNCTSYEGVVVICTFDSDLEPGKSYRLSENLPVELRPEVRTGAKLPAVLDWWTKADWALASADWPLPPDAVPGKGDELRLVEQAPARARSLQTDVDRFNNFIQAAITVTGDNHADLAAKGSTATGKKGEVVTVRPGFTNLGPALLEYQGEKPPLLITIPAGTTAVEASGECQPYVPGEEWDPWNGEWGEPGAKEYACYASETPQGMEYLYEFALRIDELTGATSGPVAVKLDGDPNAANDTAKITVKLAAGNGSGGDNGQGGGDGDGGTLPITGESTGLIAGIGALLLVAGAGGYLVAKRRRTRFVA; from the coding sequence ATGCTCAAGAACTCCACCCGGCGCTGGCTCGCCGGCTTGGGCGTCGCAGGCGCGTTCATCGCCGCCTCCGCCACCCCCGCGCTCGCCGACGACGCCCCGTTCGAGATCGTCACCCACGAGTTGCTCGTCGCCCCCGGCCACCTGGCGAGCGGTTGGCTGTTCGCACACCCCACCGACACGGAAGGTGAGCTGGAGTTCGGCAAGACGACGCTGGACGTCGACCTCTCGAAGGTTGAGGACTTCGCCACCGTCGAGCCGACGCTCTGGGGCTGGGCCTGCGAGGCGTCGCCCGGCAAGCTGCACTGCGAGGCCGATCTTCCGGAGGCCGAGCAGCCCTGGTTCGACTACACGGTCACCGGGAAGGACGACGCCAAGCCCGGGCAGAAGGGTGACCTCACGGTCACCATCACCTCCGGCGGCAAGAGCGTCACCGCAGCGGCCGGCATCACGATCGCCGAGGGCGTCGACCTGGTGACCGAGCCGACGGTCGAGGTCAGCGGCGCTCCGGGCAGCCGGGTGGGCGTCCCGGGCACGGTGCGCAACGCCGGCGCGAGCACGGTCAACGAGGCCGTCCTCGTCGTGCAGGCCGACTGGCTCGCCCCGTACGCGGGCGACTTCTCCAACTGCACGTCCTACGAGGGTGTGGTCGTCATCTGCACCTTCGACTCCGACCTGGAGCCGGGCAAGTCGTACCGGCTGTCGGAGAACTTGCCGGTCGAGCTGCGGCCCGAGGTTCGCACCGGGGCCAAGCTCCCGGCGGTGCTGGACTGGTGGACCAAGGCCGACTGGGCGCTGGCCTCCGCGGACTGGCCGCTGCCTCCGGACGCCGTGCCGGGCAAGGGCGACGAGCTGCGCCTGGTCGAGCAGGCGCCGGCGCGGGCGCGGTCCCTGCAGACCGATGTGGACCGGTTCAACAACTTCATCCAGGCCGCGATCACGGTGACCGGCGACAACCACGCGGATCTGGCCGCGAAGGGCTCCACCGCGACCGGCAAGAAGGGTGAGGTCGTCACCGTGCGGCCGGGCTTCACCAACCTCGGTCCCGCGCTGCTGGAGTACCAGGGCGAGAAGCCGCCGCTCCTGATCACCATCCCGGCGGGCACCACGGCCGTCGAGGCGTCGGGCGAGTGCCAGCCGTACGTCCCGGGCGAGGAGTGGGACCCGTGGAACGGCGAGTGGGGCGAGCCGGGCGCCAAGGAGTATGCCTGCTACGCCAGCGAGACTCCGCAGGGGATGGAGTACCTGTACGAGTTCGCGCTGCGCATCGACGAGCTCACCGGCGCGACCTCCGGCCCGGTGGCCGTCAAGCTCGACGGCGACCCGAACGCCGCCAACGACACCGCGAAGATCACCGTCAAGCTCGCGGCCGGCAACGGGTCGGGTGGGGACAACGGTCAGGGCGGCGGTGACGGTGACGGCGGCACCCTGCCGATCACCGGTGAGTCGACCGGCCTGATCGCCGGCATCGGCGCCCTCCTGCTCGTCGCCGGCGCGGGCGGCTACCTGGTGGCCAAGCGCCGCCGGACCCGCTTCGTCGCCTGA